A part of Candidatus Polarisedimenticolaceae bacterium genomic DNA contains:
- a CDS encoding sodium-dependent transporter, whose protein sequence is MSQTERWGSRVGLVLAMAGNAVGLGNFLRFPAQAAANGGGAFLIPYLVSFLLMGIPLLWIEWAIGRHGGKYGHHSAPGMLDRLGKHRWLKYLGVFGIFTNLTVAAYYCYIESWTLAYVFHSVVGTFSTTDPKTFFPAYLGVHETSLFAVPMEALFWFLLTLALNVWILSKGLAKGIELAAKIGMPLLILFGIVLAVRGLTLGTSDPGVVQSPLEGLNFVWAPNFDGLGNPSVWLAAAGQIFFTLSVGMGSIQCYASYVRENDDIALNGASAGWMNEFVEVILGGSILIPIATAYLGLAAVQSATAGGSGFGLGFLTLPTLFNNWGWFAPFAGAMWFGLLFFAGITSSLAMGQPVMAFLEDEFKLPRVKSALAFGASTLALGFFCVWLYPGGAFDEFDYWTGTFSLVVFALGEAVIFAYIFGMKKGWEEITRGADMVVPRAFRFVIQWVTPVFLIVIFTTSLVKPAGDWSAAFASLASGEGWPFAADSVVGKLLHVGDAGRWFSDTGHATPKLVKDLTRLLLSALFVGIGGLVWLAWRRKRGEGGKA, encoded by the coding sequence GTGAGCCAAACCGAGCGCTGGGGAAGCCGCGTCGGGCTCGTCCTGGCGATGGCCGGGAACGCGGTGGGTCTGGGGAACTTCCTGCGCTTCCCGGCGCAGGCCGCGGCCAACGGCGGCGGGGCGTTCCTGATTCCGTACCTCGTGTCGTTCCTGCTGATGGGGATCCCGCTCCTCTGGATCGAGTGGGCGATCGGTCGCCATGGGGGCAAGTACGGCCACCACTCCGCACCCGGCATGCTCGACCGTCTCGGCAAGCACCGGTGGCTGAAGTACCTGGGCGTCTTCGGGATCTTCACGAACCTGACGGTCGCCGCGTACTACTGCTACATCGAGTCGTGGACGCTCGCGTACGTCTTCCACTCGGTCGTCGGGACCTTCTCGACCACCGACCCGAAGACCTTCTTCCCGGCCTACCTCGGCGTGCACGAGACGTCGCTGTTCGCCGTCCCGATGGAGGCGCTCTTCTGGTTCCTGCTCACCCTCGCGCTGAACGTCTGGATCCTCTCGAAAGGGCTCGCGAAGGGGATCGAGCTGGCGGCCAAGATCGGGATGCCGCTGCTGATCCTCTTCGGGATCGTCCTCGCGGTGCGCGGGCTCACCCTCGGCACCTCCGATCCCGGAGTCGTGCAGAGCCCGCTCGAGGGTCTGAACTTCGTCTGGGCCCCGAACTTCGACGGACTGGGGAACCCCTCGGTGTGGCTCGCCGCCGCGGGGCAGATCTTCTTCACGCTGTCGGTGGGGATGGGCTCGATCCAGTGCTACGCGTCGTACGTGCGGGAGAACGACGACATCGCGCTGAACGGCGCCTCGGCGGGGTGGATGAACGAGTTCGTCGAGGTGATCCTCGGCGGCTCGATCCTGATCCCGATCGCGACGGCCTACCTCGGCCTGGCCGCCGTGCAGTCCGCGACCGCCGGCGGGAGCGGGTTCGGCCTGGGCTTCCTGACGCTTCCCACGCTGTTCAACAACTGGGGCTGGTTCGCGCCGTTCGCCGGCGCGATGTGGTTCGGCCTGCTCTTCTTCGCCGGGATCACCTCGTCGCTGGCGATGGGGCAGCCCGTGATGGCGTTCCTCGAGGACGAGTTCAAGCTCCCGCGGGTCAAGTCGGCGCTCGCCTTCGGGGCCTCGACGCTCGCGCTCGGCTTCTTCTGCGTCTGGCTCTACCCCGGCGGCGCGTTCGACGAGTTCGACTACTGGACGGGGACCTTCTCGCTCGTCGTCTTCGCCCTCGGCGAGGCGGTGATCTTCGCCTACATCTTCGGCATGAAGAAGGGATGGGAAGAGATCACGCGCGGCGCCGACATGGTGGTGCCGCGGGCCTTCCGCTTCGTGATCCAGTGGGTCACCCCGGTCTTCCTCATCGTGATCTTCACGACCTCGCTCGTGAAGCCCGCCGGGGACTGGAGCGCGGCGTTCGCCTCGCTCGCCTCCGGGGAAGGCTGGCCGTTCGCCGCGGACAGCGTCGTCGGCAAGCTCCTGCACGTCGGAGACGCCGGGCGGTGGTTCTCCGACACCGGGCACGCCACGCCGAAGCTCGTCAAGGACCTCACGCGTCTGCTCCTGTCGGCGCTGTTCGTCGGGATCGGCGGGCTCGTCTGGCTGGCGTGGCGCCGCAAGCGCGGGGAAGGGGGCAAGGCATGA
- a CDS encoding MotA/TolQ/ExbB proton channel family protein → MEHTMWSAFTHASFVGKFTWVMLVILSVYSLAVMFDRWKSYRNARNESLQFLPAFVKCLKENKLDEAVATARKFKSSHIAKVVIAGLLEYQNDEKDMKNTHDLVSAVGRALDRSVALTAAEMKKGLSGLATIGSAAPFIGLFGTVLGIIAAFGTISTAGAGNIGAVSGAIAEALYATALGIGVAVPAVMAYNYFTTRHERFMIEMSNSSAELVDFFLKKHEATHAGR, encoded by the coding sequence ATGGAACACACTATGTGGTCGGCCTTCACGCACGCATCCTTCGTGGGCAAGTTCACGTGGGTGATGCTGGTGATCCTGTCCGTGTACTCGCTGGCGGTCATGTTCGACCGCTGGAAGTCGTACCGGAACGCGCGGAACGAGTCGCTGCAGTTCCTGCCGGCCTTCGTGAAGTGCCTGAAGGAGAACAAGCTCGACGAGGCGGTCGCCACGGCGCGCAAGTTCAAGAGCTCGCACATCGCCAAGGTCGTCATCGCGGGCCTTCTCGAGTACCAGAACGACGAGAAGGACATGAAGAACACGCACGACCTCGTCTCCGCCGTCGGGCGCGCCCTCGACCGCTCCGTCGCGCTCACGGCCGCCGAGATGAAGAAGGGCCTCTCCGGGCTCGCGACGATCGGCTCCGCCGCCCCGTTCATCGGCCTGTTCGGCACGGTGCTCGGGATCATCGCGGCGTTCGGCACGATCTCGACCGCCGGCGCGGGGAACATCGGCGCCGTCTCGGGCGCCATCGCCGAGGCGCTGTACGCGACGGCCCTGGGCATCGGCGTCGCCGTTCCCGCGGTCATGGCGTACAACTACTTCACCACCCGCCACGAGCGCTTCATGATCGAGATGTCCAACTCCTCCGCGGAGCTGGTGGACTTCTTCCTCAAGAAGCACGAAGCCACGCATGCTGGAAGGTAA
- a CDS encoding response regulator, translating into MPAASRSVVGIVDDDPAVRRALARLVASMGHAVRVFASPSEILSAGGTRGLDCLLLDVRLPGMDGFSLYARLCEERRLPVIFVTAHDDAAARARAAQAGAVALLAKPFDDGRLLDALLEATADGPSAPLERTRRRPPVPPEAR; encoded by the coding sequence ATGCCCGCAGCGTCCAGGTCCGTCGTGGGGATCGTCGACGACGATCCCGCCGTCCGTCGCGCGCTCGCGCGCCTGGTCGCGTCGATGGGGCACGCCGTGAGGGTGTTCGCGTCGCCGTCGGAGATCCTGTCGGCGGGCGGGACGCGGGGGCTCGACTGCCTCCTGCTCGACGTGCGACTCCCCGGGATGGACGGGTTCTCCCTCTACGCACGGCTCTGCGAGGAGCGTCGCCTCCCGGTGATCTTCGTGACCGCCCACGACGACGCGGCGGCGCGCGCCCGGGCGGCGCAAGCGGGGGCGGTCGCCCTGCTCGCCAAGCCGTTCGACGACGGCCGCCTCCTCGACGCCCTTCTCGAGGCCACCGCCGACGGCCCCTCGGCGCCCCTCGAACGGACGCGTCGCCGTCCTCCCGTCCCTCCGGAGGCCCGTTGA
- a CDS encoding phosphoribosylanthranilate isomerase, with translation MSVAPTRVKICGIRSDRDLALAVEAGADAVGFLVGLDYETDDALLPEAAAALARQVPPFVTRVVVTHRTTVDEVAELAYAVPCDAVQLHGEFPLDRIDLLRLSLPPPVRVHRVVHVTGPEAVPFAAEVSHVADAVHLDTRTDDRVGGTGLVHDWKLSMRIVKWVRKPVVLSGGLTPENVRDAIRAVAPAAVDVNTGVEDADGAKDPHRLRAFVKAARGS, from the coding sequence GTGAGCGTGGCCCCCACCCGGGTCAAGATCTGCGGCATCCGCTCCGACCGCGACCTCGCGCTCGCCGTCGAGGCCGGGGCCGATGCCGTCGGCTTCCTCGTCGGGCTCGACTACGAGACCGACGACGCCCTCCTCCCCGAGGCCGCCGCCGCGCTGGCGCGCCAGGTTCCCCCCTTCGTGACCCGGGTCGTCGTGACCCACCGGACGACGGTCGACGAGGTGGCGGAGCTGGCGTACGCGGTCCCCTGCGACGCCGTGCAGCTGCACGGGGAGTTCCCTCTCGATCGGATCGACCTGCTCCGTCTCTCCCTTCCCCCTCCGGTGCGGGTCCACCGGGTCGTGCACGTGACCGGCCCCGAGGCCGTTCCCTTCGCCGCGGAGGTCTCCCACGTCGCGGACGCGGTGCACCTCGACACCCGGACCGACGACCGCGTCGGCGGAACGGGGCTGGTCCACGACTGGAAGCTGAGCATGCGCATCGTGAAATGGGTGCGGAAGCCTGTCGTCCTGTCGGGCGGGCTCACCCCCGAAAACGTCCGGGACGCGATCCGCGCGGTCGCCCCGGCCGCGGTCGACGTCAACACCGGGGTCGAGGACGCCGACGGGGCCAAGGACCCTCATCGCCTGCGCGCCTTCGTGAAGGCGGCGCGGGGAAGTTGA
- a CDS encoding response regulator has protein sequence MIPATPLVFVVDDDAAVRRSLARLLDSVGLRSETFGSAQEFLARQDPGGPACLVLDVRMPGLSGLDLQDRLASRAEVLPIVFMTGHGTVPMSVRAMKAGATDFLQKPFDDQALLDAVLAALDRSRAAREARSRREEVLARLATLTPREREVFDGVVRGLLNKQIAAELGSAEKTVKIHRGRVMQKMRAESVADLVRMAGLLA, from the coding sequence GTGATCCCCGCCACCCCCCTCGTCTTCGTCGTCGACGACGACGCCGCCGTCCGGCGGTCGCTCGCGCGCCTGCTCGACTCCGTCGGGCTGCGATCGGAGACCTTCGGCTCGGCCCAGGAGTTTCTGGCGCGGCAGGACCCCGGAGGTCCCGCCTGCCTCGTCCTGGACGTCCGGATGCCGGGGCTCTCGGGGCTCGACCTCCAAGATCGGCTCGCCTCCCGCGCCGAGGTGCTCCCGATCGTCTTCATGACCGGCCACGGGACGGTCCCGATGTCGGTCCGCGCCATGAAGGCCGGGGCCACGGACTTCCTCCAGAAGCCGTTCGACGACCAGGCCCTCCTCGACGCGGTCCTGGCGGCGCTCGACCGGTCCCGCGCGGCTCGCGAGGCCCGCTCCCGTCGCGAGGAGGTCCTCGCCCGCCTCGCGACGCTGACCCCGCGCGAGCGGGAGGTCTTCGACGGCGTCGTGCGGGGACTGCTCAACAAGCAGATCGCCGCCGAGCTGGGAAGCGCCGAGAAGACGGTGAAGATCCACCGGGGCCGGGTGATGCAGAAGATGCGGGCGGAGTCGGTCGCCGACCTCGTGCGCATGGCGGGACTGCTGGCGTGA
- a CDS encoding tetratricopeptide repeat protein has translation MIGALAAVVFAAAAQGTEASRLDELHRLSHETRTTAPADAIRHGEEAVALAERTGDDAALARALNDVGAGHYFLSDYGRALGFWERSLAVAERVGEPSRIADALNNLGILHYVWGDWERALEAYGRALEIRRRTGDRKGIAAGYNNLGNVAYAAHRYEESLTWYADALPLYEAQGEASMLANTLDNMGLSLQALGRLDEARRRLLEALAIQERIGDEPGIALTLNNLGDVDVAAGRHDDAERGYRRALEIRERLGDRQGAAIVLQNLGRLHSRRGRHEPALRDLERALAIARELGVREIERDVHLALSETHERMGRSDLALADHKRYKAVADALLDGTTARRLADWKARYDVEKKDREIELLRRDRRFQALVRNVTIGSGVLAFVVGALLWNRSRLKSRARLERTRAELTHVSRVAVLGEMASTLAHEVNQPLTAILSNAQAVRRLVASGRLDPAELDEALADIADGAERAREIVSRLRTMMRRGEAKRERLSVDEAFRSIEKILRADARQHGVNLELELGSAPAAVLGDTVQLQQVLLNLVRNGAEATAGSDGERRLTVTTRREGGRVVVAVRDQGRGADDAVLSAMFDPFVTTKPEGLGMGLPISSAIVEAHGGTLTATRNDDAGLTFRFDLPAAVTPAAASSAPSRRT, from the coding sequence TTGATCGGCGCCCTCGCCGCCGTCGTCTTCGCGGCCGCCGCCCAGGGGACCGAAGCGTCGCGCCTCGACGAGTTGCACCGCCTCTCGCACGAGACCCGCACGACGGCGCCCGCGGACGCGATCCGCCACGGCGAGGAGGCCGTCGCCCTCGCCGAGCGGACCGGCGACGACGCCGCGCTCGCCCGCGCCCTGAACGACGTCGGCGCCGGGCACTACTTCCTTTCCGACTACGGGCGGGCCCTGGGGTTCTGGGAGCGCAGCCTCGCGGTCGCCGAGCGCGTCGGCGAGCCGTCCCGGATCGCGGACGCGCTCAACAACCTCGGCATCCTCCACTACGTCTGGGGGGACTGGGAGCGCGCGCTCGAGGCTTACGGCCGCGCCCTCGAGATCCGCCGCCGCACCGGCGACCGGAAGGGGATCGCGGCCGGGTACAACAACCTCGGGAACGTCGCCTACGCGGCGCACCGCTACGAGGAGTCGCTCACCTGGTATGCGGACGCGCTTCCGCTCTACGAGGCGCAGGGCGAGGCGTCGATGCTCGCCAACACGCTCGACAACATGGGGCTGTCCCTGCAGGCGCTCGGGCGCCTGGACGAGGCGAGGCGGCGCCTCCTCGAGGCGCTCGCGATCCAGGAGCGGATCGGGGACGAGCCGGGGATCGCCCTCACCCTGAACAACCTCGGCGACGTGGACGTCGCGGCGGGCCGCCACGACGACGCGGAGCGCGGATACCGACGCGCCCTGGAGATCCGCGAGCGGCTCGGCGACCGGCAGGGAGCGGCGATCGTCCTCCAGAACCTCGGACGGCTGCACTCGCGCCGGGGTCGTCACGAGCCCGCGCTGCGGGACCTCGAGCGGGCCCTCGCGATCGCGCGCGAGCTCGGCGTGCGGGAGATCGAGCGCGACGTGCACCTCGCCCTCTCGGAGACCCACGAGCGGATGGGGCGCAGCGACCTCGCCCTGGCCGACCACAAGCGGTACAAGGCGGTCGCCGACGCCCTGCTCGACGGCACGACCGCGCGGCGCCTGGCGGACTGGAAGGCGCGTTACGACGTCGAGAAGAAGGACCGGGAGATCGAGCTGCTGCGCCGCGACCGGAGGTTCCAGGCCCTCGTCCGGAACGTGACGATCGGCTCGGGCGTGCTCGCGTTCGTCGTCGGCGCGCTGCTGTGGAACCGGTCGCGCCTGAAGTCCCGCGCGCGGCTGGAGCGGACCCGGGCCGAACTGACCCACGTCTCGCGGGTCGCGGTCCTGGGCGAGATGGCCTCCACGCTCGCGCACGAGGTGAACCAGCCTCTCACCGCGATCCTCAGCAACGCCCAGGCCGTCCGCAGGCTCGTCGCGTCCGGGCGCCTCGACCCCGCCGAGCTCGACGAGGCGCTCGCCGACATCGCGGACGGGGCGGAGCGGGCCCGCGAGATCGTCTCGCGCCTGCGCACGATGATGCGGCGCGGCGAGGCGAAGCGCGAGCGCCTGTCGGTCGACGAGGCCTTCCGCTCGATCGAGAAGATCCTCCGCGCCGACGCCCGACAACACGGCGTGAACCTCGAGCTCGAGCTGGGATCCGCCCCGGCCGCCGTGCTCGGCGACACCGTGCAGCTCCAGCAGGTCCTGCTGAACCTCGTGCGCAACGGCGCCGAGGCGACCGCCGGCAGCGACGGCGAGCGGCGGCTGACGGTGACCACGCGCAGGGAGGGGGGGCGCGTCGTCGTCGCGGTCCGGGACCAGGGGCGTGGGGCCGACGACGCGGTGCTCTCCGCGATGTTCGACCCCTTCGTCACGACCAAGCCGGAGGGGCTCGGGATGGGACTGCCGATCTCGTCGGCGATCGTCGAGGCCCACGGAGGGACGCTCACGGCGACGCGCAACGACGACGCCGGGCTCACCTTCCGCTTCGACCTGCCGGCCGCGGTCACCCCTGCGGCGGCTTCTTCAGCACCATCAAGAAGAACTTGA
- a CDS encoding biopolymer transporter ExbD, with protein MGMQVGDTGGLKSDMNVTPLIDVLLVLLVIFMVVAPMAQMGFEIKIPREAPPQETPPSPDAKQIIVAVNTQNCNIVEPLNGADLPSTCTIFINKDPVPMADMAKRFKETFENRKSVDRILFLAAEEKLNYEAIVKILDIARKAVGEDLKVGIVTDEKIARMES; from the coding sequence ATGGGCATGCAAGTCGGAGACACCGGCGGACTCAAGTCCGACATGAACGTCACGCCGCTGATCGACGTCCTGCTGGTGCTGCTCGTGATCTTCATGGTCGTCGCGCCGATGGCGCAGATGGGCTTCGAGATCAAGATCCCGCGCGAGGCGCCGCCGCAGGAGACGCCCCCTTCGCCGGATGCCAAGCAGATCATCGTCGCGGTCAACACGCAGAACTGCAACATCGTCGAGCCCCTGAACGGCGCGGACCTGCCGTCCACCTGCACGATCTTCATCAACAAGGATCCCGTCCCGATGGCCGACATGGCCAAGCGGTTCAAGGAGACCTTCGAGAACCGCAAGTCCGTCGACCGCATCCTGTTCCTGGCGGCCGAGGAGAAGCTCAACTACGAGGCGATCGTCAAGATCCTCGACATCGCGCGCAAGGCGGTGGGTGAGGACCTGAAGGTCGGGATCGTCACCGACGAGAAGATCGCCCGGATGGAGAGCTGA
- a CDS encoding TonB family protein: protein MFDSMIESRKGGVGKGQWWTIPIALLLHVVVIGGIVGASYLVVKAVEDPDLMISFIGAAPPPPPPPPPPPPPAAKKPDTPKVEKIEPVRPDEIVQPVETPEEIITDTGSDDAGVEGGVEGGVEGGVPGGVVGGVVGGVVGGVLGGVGDAEVPILPTGDVVLPTILKKVEPLYPDVARRARIEGKVTIQAVIQTNGDVGECVVLASSNPMFNEPAIAAVKQWKYKPALQNGRPVAIYFTIVVQFKLR from the coding sequence ATGTTCGACTCGATGATCGAGAGCCGGAAGGGCGGGGTCGGCAAGGGGCAGTGGTGGACGATCCCGATCGCGCTGCTCTTGCACGTGGTCGTGATCGGCGGGATCGTCGGCGCGTCGTACCTCGTCGTGAAGGCGGTCGAGGACCCGGACCTCATGATCTCCTTCATCGGCGCCGCGCCCCCTCCGCCTCCCCCTCCGCCCCCTCCTCCTCCGCCGGCCGCCAAGAAGCCGGACACCCCCAAGGTCGAGAAGATCGAGCCGGTGCGCCCCGACGAGATCGTGCAGCCGGTGGAGACTCCCGAGGAGATCATCACCGACACCGGGTCGGACGACGCGGGCGTTGAAGGCGGCGTCGAGGGCGGCGTCGAGGGCGGCGTGCCCGGCGGCGTGGTCGGCGGCGTGGTCGGCGGCGTGGTCGGTGGCGTCCTCGGCGGCGTCGGCGACGCGGAGGTCCCGATCCTCCCGACGGGCGACGTCGTGCTCCCGACGATCCTCAAGAAGGTCGAGCCCCTCTACCCCGACGTCGCGCGTCGCGCGCGCATCGAGGGGAAGGTGACGATCCAGGCGGTGATCCAGACCAACGGGGACGTCGGCGAGTGCGTCGTCCTCGCGTCCTCGAACCCGATGTTCAACGAGCCGGCGATCGCGGCCGTGAAGCAGTGGAAATACAAGCCGGCACTGCAGAACGGGCGTCCGGTGGCGATCTACTTCACGATCGTCGTCCAGTTCAAGCTGCGGTGA
- a CDS encoding ExbD/TolR family protein: MLEGKGASAVKAGKPNSEINVTPLVDVMLVLLIIFMVVTPMLQSGPAVVLPKASDPPQKPETKEQVLVALAFSKQYYIGKDKNPLDETTLKNRLTEEFQRNEKAPVVIKADGRLTYGDVKHAMEVVRGAGFEEVGLIAEKRAGQ, translated from the coding sequence ATGCTGGAAGGTAAGGGCGCGTCGGCCGTCAAGGCCGGCAAGCCCAACTCGGAGATCAACGTCACGCCGCTCGTCGACGTGATGCTGGTGCTCCTCATCATCTTCATGGTGGTGACGCCGATGCTCCAATCGGGCCCCGCGGTGGTCCTCCCGAAGGCGTCGGACCCGCCGCAGAAGCCCGAGACCAAAGAGCAGGTCCTCGTCGCCCTGGCCTTCTCGAAGCAGTACTACATCGGCAAGGACAAGAACCCTCTGGACGAAACCACGCTGAAGAACCGGCTGACCGAGGAGTTCCAGCGGAACGAGAAGGCGCCGGTCGTCATCAAGGCGGACGGTCGCCTGACCTACGGCGACGTCAAGCACGCGATGGAAGTGGTGCGCGGCGCGGGGTTCGAGGAAGTCGGGCTCATCGCCGAAAAACGCGCGGGCCAGTAA
- a CDS encoding type II secretion system protein GspG produces MPKRPLALAVAFLLAVGHAPAAGLEPEQKLQLAKLDLGLIALLVAGFEGVIPEDPSGTGSEKRGPEIDGLQSVPDLLKYLGPVRAVRVPLRDPWGHTYGCAVTEQHLVLVSDGPDGTPDLDWGTDDAAVDAVVQRLTSGSTLVRDDIVWIDGKTFGADPERASKEAMASLRSIAVAVESYAVDADVYPSSEGRLVPIDAVTGMLEPAYIKSAPRTDPWGFPILFVSDGSHYLLVSHGADGLLEQTYTIEGFVLGDGKNRGRGAVGRPGDDLVFCDGSFAQWYEPVDAADEP; encoded by the coding sequence ATGCCGAAACGCCCGCTCGCCCTCGCCGTCGCGTTTCTCCTCGCCGTCGGCCACGCTCCGGCGGCCGGTCTCGAGCCCGAGCAGAAGCTCCAGCTCGCCAAGCTCGACCTCGGGCTGATCGCCCTGCTGGTCGCCGGCTTCGAGGGGGTGATCCCCGAGGACCCGAGCGGCACGGGGTCGGAGAAACGCGGACCCGAGATCGACGGGCTCCAGAGCGTCCCGGATCTGCTGAAGTACCTCGGGCCGGTCCGCGCGGTGCGCGTTCCGCTCAGGGATCCCTGGGGGCACACCTACGGCTGCGCCGTCACGGAGCAGCACCTCGTCCTCGTGAGCGACGGCCCCGACGGCACCCCCGACCTGGACTGGGGCACGGACGACGCGGCCGTCGACGCCGTGGTCCAACGCCTCACCTCCGGGAGCACGTTGGTGCGCGACGACATCGTCTGGATCGACGGGAAGACGTTCGGCGCCGATCCCGAGCGGGCGTCGAAGGAGGCGATGGCGTCGCTGCGCTCGATCGCCGTGGCGGTGGAGTCGTACGCCGTCGACGCGGATGTCTACCCCTCGTCCGAGGGGCGCCTGGTGCCGATCGACGCGGTGACGGGAATGCTCGAGCCGGCGTACATCAAGTCGGCGCCGCGCACCGACCCCTGGGGGTTCCCGATCCTCTTCGTCTCGGACGGCAGCCACTACCTGCTCGTATCGCACGGAGCGGACGGCCTGCTCGAGCAGACGTACACGATCGAGGGCTTCGTCCTCGGCGACGGAAAGAACCGCGGTCGCGGCGCGGTCGGCAGGCCCGGGGACGATCTCGTGTTCTGCGACGGCTCGTTCGCCCAGTGGTACGAGCCGGTCGACGCTGCGGACGAGCCGTGA